One Serinus canaria isolate serCan28SL12 chromosome Z, serCan2020, whole genome shotgun sequence DNA window includes the following coding sequences:
- the CDO1 gene encoding cysteine dioxygenase type 1 isoform X2, with translation MEQPVQTETWKARSLEELIRILHQIFAEDKVSVEEVQALMESYESNPEEWLQYAKFDQYRYTRNLVDNGNGKFNLMILCWGEGHGSSIHDHTDSHCFMKILQGNLKETLFEWPEKKGNGEMTKKSDQVLRENQCAYINDSIGLHRVENISHTEPAVSLHLYSPPFNTCNTFDQRTGHKHKVTMTFYSQFGERTVCVSYRSAEGEQLRSISTHLRKTC, from the exons ATGGAGCAGCCGGTGCAGACGGAGACCTGGAAGGCGCggagcctggaggagctgatCCGTATCCTCCATCAGATATTCGCCGAGGACAAAGTCAGCGTGGAGGAGGTCCAGGCGCTGATGGAGTCGTACGAGAGCAACCCCGAGGAGTGGCTGCAGTACGCCAAGTTCGACCAGTACAG GTATACAAGAAATCTTGTGGACAATGGAAATGGAAAGTTCAACTTGATGATCTTGTGCTGGGGTGAAGGTCATGGCAG CAGTATCCATGATCACACTGACTCACACTGCTTTATGAAGATCCTCCAGGGAAATCTAAAGGAGACTCTGTTTGAATGGcctgagaaaaaaggaaatggtgaaATGACTAAGAAATCGGACCAAGTTTTGAGGGAAAATCAATGTGCCTACATTAATG ACTCCATTGGCCTGCACCGTGTGGAGAACATAAGCCACACAGAGCCTGCTGTTAGCCTGCATTTGTACAGCCCACCCTTCAACACCTGCAACACCTTTGATCAGAGGACTGGGCACAAACACAAAGTCACGATGACCTTCTACAGCCAGTTTGGAGAAAGGACTGTCTGCGTAA GCTACAGGAGTGCCGAAGGAGAACAACTGAGAAGCATCAGCACGCATTTGCGTAAGACCTGCTGA
- the CDO1 gene encoding cysteine dioxygenase type 1 isoform X1 — protein sequence MEQPVQTETWKARSLEELIRILHQIFAEDKVSVEEVQALMESYESNPEEWLQYAKFDQYRYTRNLVDNGNGKFNLMILCWGEGHGSSIHDHTDSHCFMKILQGNLKETLFEWPEKKGNGEMTKKSDQVLRENQCAYINDSIGLHRVENISHTEPAVSLHLYSPPFNTCNTFDQRTGHKHKVTMTFYSQFGERTVCATGVPKENN from the exons ATGGAGCAGCCGGTGCAGACGGAGACCTGGAAGGCGCggagcctggaggagctgatCCGTATCCTCCATCAGATATTCGCCGAGGACAAAGTCAGCGTGGAGGAGGTCCAGGCGCTGATGGAGTCGTACGAGAGCAACCCCGAGGAGTGGCTGCAGTACGCCAAGTTCGACCAGTACAG GTATACAAGAAATCTTGTGGACAATGGAAATGGAAAGTTCAACTTGATGATCTTGTGCTGGGGTGAAGGTCATGGCAG CAGTATCCATGATCACACTGACTCACACTGCTTTATGAAGATCCTCCAGGGAAATCTAAAGGAGACTCTGTTTGAATGGcctgagaaaaaaggaaatggtgaaATGACTAAGAAATCGGACCAAGTTTTGAGGGAAAATCAATGTGCCTACATTAATG ACTCCATTGGCCTGCACCGTGTGGAGAACATAAGCCACACAGAGCCTGCTGTTAGCCTGCATTTGTACAGCCCACCCTTCAACACCTGCAACACCTTTGATCAGAGGACTGGGCACAAACACAAAGTCACGATGACCTTCTACAGCCAGTTTGGAGAAAGGACTGTCTGC GCTACAGGAGTGCCGAAGGAGAACAACTGA